One part of the Herpetosiphonaceae bacterium genome encodes these proteins:
- a CDS encoding isoprenylcysteine carboxylmethyltransferase family protein has translation MTVNLKLLTVQIVGMFVVFALALFLAAGTVAWPAGWAFLVLFFGFTVAISLWLLRNNPGLLTERMTGIGKPDQQTWDKVFFGVANLIFLAWLIAMPLDAVRFHWSQMPGWLQVLGAILLLASFYLFFLTFRENSYLSPAVRLQAERGQTVVSTGPYRYVRHPMYATAIIFLVGTTLLLGSWYGFVLVLLLAVGIALRAVQEERLLRAELPGYDAYMAHVKYRLIPYIW, from the coding sequence ATGACGGTCAATCTTAAGCTGCTCACGGTACAAATCGTCGGTATGTTCGTGGTCTTCGCGCTGGCCCTGTTTTTGGCGGCAGGCACCGTGGCCTGGCCTGCCGGCTGGGCCTTTCTCGTGCTGTTCTTTGGCTTCACGGTCGCGATCAGCCTATGGTTGCTGCGCAACAACCCCGGCTTGCTAACGGAGCGCATGACCGGGATCGGCAAGCCCGATCAGCAGACCTGGGATAAGGTGTTCTTCGGAGTGGCAAACCTGATCTTTCTTGCCTGGCTGATCGCGATGCCGCTCGACGCGGTGCGGTTCCACTGGTCCCAGATGCCAGGCTGGCTCCAGGTGCTCGGAGCGATTCTGCTGCTGGCCTCGTTCTACCTCTTTTTCCTGACGTTTCGCGAAAACTCGTACCTGTCGCCTGCCGTGCGTCTGCAAGCCGAGCGCGGGCAAACAGTCGTATCCACGGGACCGTATCGGTACGTGCGCCATCCGATGTATGCCACCGCGATCATCTTCTTGGTCGGCACAACCCTGTTGCTGGGATCGTGGTATGGCTTCGTCCTGGTGCTGCTCCTCGCCGTCGGCATAGCGCTGCGCGCGGTGCAGGAGGAGCGCTTGCTCCGAGCCGAGCTGCCCGGATATGATGCGTATATGGCACATGTGAAATATCGGCTCATCCCGTATATCTGGTAG